A region of Oryctolagus cuniculus chromosome 3, mOryCun1.1, whole genome shotgun sequence DNA encodes the following proteins:
- the MRPS33 gene encoding small ribosomal subunit protein mS33, with the protein MSSLSEYALRMTRLSARLFGEVARPTDSKSMKVVKLFSEQPLAKRKETYDWYPNHNTYFALMGILRFHGLYRDEHQDFKEEQVRLKKLRGKGKPKKGEGKRATKKK; encoded by the exons ATGTCTTCGCTTTCAGAATATGCCTTGCGCATGACTCGGCTGAGTGCCCGGCTGTTTGGAGAAGTTGCCAGGCCCACTGACTCCAAGTCTATGAAAGTGGTGAAACTGTTCAGTGAGCAGCCGCTGGCCAAGAGGAAGGAGACTTACGACTGGTATCCCAATCACAACACGTACTTTGCGCTCATGGGGATCCTCCGTTTTCATGGCCTCTACAG AGATGAGCACCAAGATTTTAAGGAGGAGCAAGTACGTCTGAAGAAGCTGCGTGGGAAGGGGAAACCCaagaaaggagaagggaagagagccACGAAGAAGAAGTAG